The Nitrospiraceae bacterium genome includes a window with the following:
- a CDS encoding substrate-binding domain-containing protein: protein MMTKRQVLYETGWGWWTVAIVTGLAVWSSGNFRANAEQAGPMTAVTLDARLTNYTANEPVSGHVRVQGSETMLPLMQRVAAEFRRRQPQAGIDVTGGGSAKAIEQLVQPPLKSTGKIHLKEERHTPALVVASSRPLTQSEIAQFTAQHGHAPLTVAVAVDAVALYVHKDNPIEGLTLKQVDAIFSSTHNRGLPDDIKRWDQLGLDSKWSHSPIRLYGRDRKSGTRGFFQEHVLAGGDFSPGIQEEPGAASLILALSRDPLGIGYNGLGLMSSSVRVVPLAEGSGQPFVTPSAATVADETYPLRRLLYLHFDKAPSEPLPGVVTELVQFITSRDGQEAVVRAGFFPLPISEIDKGQLALKPNAAPIAPTP, encoded by the coding sequence ATGATGACGAAGCGGCAGGTTCTCTATGAAACGGGATGGGGATGGTGGACCGTCGCCATCGTAACCGGTCTAGCAGTGTGGTCGAGCGGGAACTTCAGGGCAAATGCGGAACAAGCAGGCCCGATGACCGCGGTCACCTTAGATGCCCGCCTTACCAATTACACTGCGAATGAGCCGGTCTCCGGGCATGTTCGAGTTCAAGGCTCAGAAACCATGCTGCCCCTCATGCAGCGCGTCGCGGCGGAATTCCGGAGACGCCAACCGCAAGCCGGAATCGACGTCACCGGCGGCGGTTCGGCCAAAGCCATTGAGCAACTGGTCCAACCTCCGCTCAAATCAACGGGTAAGATCCACCTGAAAGAAGAGCGCCACACCCCTGCCCTGGTTGTGGCTTCGTCCCGTCCACTCACGCAATCAGAGATCGCACAGTTTACCGCTCAACACGGTCATGCCCCATTGACAGTCGCCGTGGCGGTTGATGCAGTGGCACTCTATGTGCACAAGGACAATCCGATCGAAGGCCTCACGCTCAAGCAGGTCGATGCGATCTTCTCCTCGACCCACAACCGCGGGCTACCCGACGACATCAAGCGATGGGATCAACTCGGGCTCGACAGCAAGTGGAGCCATTCTCCGATCCGCCTATACGGCCGAGATAGAAAATCCGGCACACGCGGCTTCTTTCAGGAGCATGTATTGGCCGGGGGGGATTTCAGTCCCGGCATACAGGAAGAACCGGGAGCCGCCTCATTGATTCTCGCGCTGTCGCGAGACCCGCTGGGCATCGGTTACAACGGCCTTGGCTTGATGAGTTCGAGCGTCCGTGTAGTGCCGCTGGCGGAAGGCTCAGGACAGCCATTTGTTACACCCTCGGCCGCCACCGTTGCGGATGAGACCTATCCCCTGCGACGGCTGCTGTATCTCCATTTCGACAAGGCCCCGAGCGAACCCCTGCCTGGAGTGGTGACGGAGTTGGTGCAGTTCATCACAAGTCGTGATGGGCAAGAGGCGGTAGTGCGGGCTGGATTTTTTCCGCTTCCGATCTCTGAAATCGACAAGGGTCAGCTGGCATTGAAGCCGAATGCTGCCCCGATCGCCCCGACGCCCTAG
- a CDS encoding tetratricopeptide repeat protein, whose protein sequence is MVWRVGLGLGISLSIALQWSCTTTVPPMASQDPMAALLSQCRTEFQQRQVERALETASRAIVFSPTNPEPWNARGFIYSTQGAREQAIRDFTEAVRLDPQQPLYRGNLGAVYLESGRYRQALDAFNDALRLGPPSARLLNHRGQALRHLAQLEDALRDFDTAAQLNRQDATIFANRAVVLAMRQDFDGAARDLDRAARLNADMPAVYQSRGLVSMLTGEYERAERDFSRAIELGVSDEVLVYNRGVARSILGDTAGALKDYDRSCRDGYVPACRFTEVPEKNPKTHL, encoded by the coding sequence ATGGTTTGGCGCGTTGGATTGGGGCTTGGAATCAGTTTGTCCATCGCCCTGCAATGGAGCTGTACGACGACTGTCCCGCCCATGGCCTCCCAGGACCCGATGGCTGCACTCTTGTCCCAATGCCGGACGGAGTTCCAACAGCGTCAAGTCGAACGTGCGCTCGAGACCGCATCTCGCGCGATCGTTTTCTCGCCCACCAACCCGGAACCGTGGAACGCCCGCGGGTTCATCTACAGCACGCAAGGTGCAAGAGAACAGGCGATCCGCGATTTTACCGAAGCGGTGCGTTTGGATCCTCAGCAGCCTTTGTACCGGGGTAATCTCGGAGCGGTCTACCTGGAGTCCGGGCGCTACCGGCAGGCGTTGGATGCCTTCAACGATGCGCTTCGGCTCGGACCTCCCTCGGCACGACTCCTCAACCATCGTGGGCAAGCCCTTCGCCATCTCGCTCAGTTAGAAGACGCTCTTCGAGATTTCGACACTGCCGCGCAATTGAATCGGCAGGATGCAACGATTTTCGCCAACCGTGCGGTGGTGCTTGCCATGCGGCAGGACTTCGATGGTGCCGCGCGTGATTTGGATCGAGCGGCGCGTCTGAACGCCGACATGCCGGCTGTGTACCAGAGCCGTGGTCTCGTCTCCATGCTGACCGGCGAGTATGAGCGGGCGGAACGGGATTTTTCACGCGCGATTGAGTTGGGCGTCTCCGATGAGGTGTTGGTCTACAACCGGGGTGTGGCTCGCTCGATATTGGGTGATACGGCTGGCGCTCTGAAGGACTACGACCGCTCATGCCGAGACGGCTATGTCCCAGCCTGTCGCTTCACCGAGGTTCCGGAGAAGAACCCGAAAACACACTTGTAG
- a CDS encoding ABC transporter permease subunit: MVSPARRRFLIDRLAGSVISIGGLATIACILAIFFFLFREVTPLFTAPTAKPVQRLALPAFLMAEGPAQLGVDDRRKVGYLLTAGGLYFVDLTTGQPVPVDMPPSLKERRMTALAHGGGKSTRYVAGTADGDILFLKLGVRSTFDESGQRVTTPVISAGAAVHVTDAPISALTYRAQDGDSSLVVLTETGSLLVGRHLDDSRPIDPSSLSVVMEPGTLMTEVALDTTSENLYLGTSDGRVVHVVLTDGQPLVTKGYYQTGSPEQSVTKLDFLNGGRTLVVMTSGGTVAAWGLVRPPDDPSRWVLQRTHEFRSHAAPVTAYAPFQLVKGFATADAMGQIQIHHSTSEQTWIKLSNGTSAVKALALAPKGDGLLAYDALGRLTLYDLHNTYPEVTWQTLFGKVWYEGYDRPQHVWQSSSGSDEFEPKLGLIPLAFGTLKGTIYALFLAIPVAILAAIYTSQFMHPTYRAKIKPTIEAMAALPTVVLGFLAGLWLAPLLERLFPALIGMALSVPIVVIACALLWHLVPQHVKGRLTQGTESLLLVPVIALTIGACLWSNQLLDHILFAGNYKAWLLDRLGIQYDQRNALVVGIVMGFAIVPVIYSIAEEALSNVPKTQIAGSLALGATRWQTVVRLVLLAGSPGIFSGIMIGFGRAIGETMIVLMATGNTPLLDWNWANGFRTLSANIAVEIPEAPQGGSLYRVLFLAALLLFVVTFIINSIAEIVRQRLRSKYSHG; the protein is encoded by the coding sequence ATGGTATCACCGGCCCGCCGACGATTCTTGATCGACCGCCTCGCTGGATCTGTCATTTCCATCGGCGGGCTGGCTACGATTGCCTGTATCCTCGCAATCTTCTTCTTTCTCTTTCGGGAAGTGACTCCCCTGTTCACCGCTCCGACGGCCAAACCCGTGCAACGACTGGCCTTGCCTGCCTTCTTGATGGCCGAGGGGCCGGCCCAGTTGGGCGTGGACGATCGCCGAAAGGTCGGTTATCTCCTCACTGCCGGCGGGCTGTATTTCGTGGATCTCACGACGGGGCAACCAGTCCCGGTCGACATGCCTCCGTCACTGAAGGAACGGCGAATGACAGCCCTGGCACATGGCGGCGGGAAGTCCACCCGCTATGTCGCTGGCACCGCCGACGGCGACATCCTGTTTCTCAAGCTAGGGGTGAGGAGCACCTTCGACGAATCAGGTCAGCGGGTTACCACCCCGGTCATCAGCGCCGGCGCGGCAGTGCACGTGACGGATGCTCCGATCAGCGCCCTTACTTACCGAGCCCAGGATGGCGACAGCAGCCTCGTCGTGCTGACGGAAACCGGCAGTCTGCTCGTCGGCCGGCACCTTGATGACAGTCGCCCGATCGATCCTTCTAGTTTGAGTGTCGTCATGGAGCCGGGAACGTTGATGACCGAGGTGGCGCTCGATACCACATCAGAGAATCTTTATTTGGGCACCAGCGACGGGAGAGTCGTCCACGTGGTTCTGACAGACGGCCAACCGCTGGTGACAAAGGGCTACTACCAGACGGGGTCGCCCGAGCAGTCCGTGACCAAGCTGGATTTTTTGAACGGCGGCCGCACCCTGGTCGTCATGACGTCCGGAGGCACCGTCGCGGCGTGGGGACTCGTCCGTCCCCCCGACGACCCATCACGCTGGGTGCTTCAGCGGACGCATGAGTTTCGATCCCATGCTGCTCCCGTGACGGCCTATGCGCCGTTTCAGCTGGTCAAGGGGTTCGCTACGGCTGACGCGATGGGTCAAATTCAGATCCATCACTCCACGTCGGAACAGACCTGGATCAAGCTGTCGAACGGCACGTCGGCGGTCAAAGCGCTGGCCCTCGCCCCCAAAGGCGACGGCCTGTTGGCTTACGACGCGCTGGGCCGGCTGACCCTGTACGACTTGCATAACACCTATCCCGAGGTCACGTGGCAGACCCTCTTCGGCAAGGTCTGGTATGAAGGGTATGACCGTCCTCAGCATGTGTGGCAATCCTCGTCCGGGTCGGATGAATTTGAACCCAAGCTCGGGCTGATTCCTTTGGCCTTCGGCACGCTCAAAGGCACGATCTACGCCCTATTTCTTGCCATTCCCGTGGCGATTCTCGCCGCAATCTACACCTCTCAGTTCATGCACCCGACGTATCGGGCCAAGATCAAACCGACGATCGAAGCCATGGCGGCGCTGCCGACCGTCGTGTTGGGGTTCCTCGCAGGCCTCTGGCTTGCGCCCCTGCTCGAACGGCTCTTTCCGGCACTCATCGGGATGGCCCTCTCGGTTCCGATCGTCGTCATCGCTTGCGCTCTCCTCTGGCACCTGGTGCCGCAGCACGTGAAGGGGAGACTCACGCAGGGAACCGAATCATTGCTGCTCGTTCCGGTCATCGCGCTGACCATCGGGGCCTGCCTCTGGTCCAATCAACTCCTCGACCACATCTTGTTCGCCGGAAACTACAAGGCCTGGTTGCTGGATCGGCTCGGGATTCAATACGACCAACGTAACGCCTTAGTCGTCGGCATCGTAATGGGCTTTGCCATCGTCCCCGTAATTTACAGCATCGCGGAAGAAGCCCTCTCCAATGTTCCGAAAACACAGATTGCCGGATCGCTTGCGCTGGGGGCCACCCGCTGGCAGACCGTCGTGCGCTTGGTGCTGCTGGCGGGAAGCCCAGGCATTTTTTCGGGCATCATGATCGGGTTCGGGCGGGCCATCGGGGAAACCATGATCGTCTTGATGGCGACAGGAAACACACCACTCCTGGATTGGAACTGGGCCAACGG
- a CDS encoding phosphate-starvation-inducible PsiE family protein, with translation MTLSNVRHALNRIPASVEQAAEWDITELWVKVIRVVLSLLIFTILVALTGGVIKTFLDIRLLFSGPVEVGLRQVIVDTLILLAVVEVFKTTLTYLSEGRVKVTFIVDTILVVMLTEIISIWFKDADLHKLMLLGGIVLTLGVMRVVAVRCSPTQGDSAGRTSAGEGF, from the coding sequence ATGACGCTATCGAACGTGCGGCATGCCTTGAACAGGATTCCAGCCTCGGTCGAGCAAGCGGCGGAGTGGGACATCACGGAGCTGTGGGTCAAGGTCATCAGGGTTGTCCTGAGCCTTCTCATTTTCACCATTCTTGTTGCGCTGACCGGAGGGGTCATCAAGACGTTCCTGGATATCCGTCTCTTGTTTTCCGGTCCCGTCGAGGTGGGGTTGCGGCAGGTGATCGTCGATACCCTGATTCTTCTGGCCGTCGTGGAGGTGTTCAAGACCACGCTCACCTATCTATCCGAAGGCCGGGTCAAGGTCACCTTCATCGTCGACACCATCTTGGTCGTGATGCTCACTGAAATCATTTCCATATGGTTCAAGGACGCCGATTTGCACAAACTGATGCTGCTTGGCGGGATCGTGTTGACTCTCGGGGTCATGCGGGTGGTCGCGGTCCGCTGCAGCCCGACACAGGGCGACAGCGCCGGAAGAACGTCGGCTGGAGAGGGCTTCTAG
- a CDS encoding response regulator transcription factor: MTTLEHTIERAAGDTLLLLSANESLEGMLQKGLLGMNCRLVLLPDPQAALAYAQKSKPALVLVDRHIRSWHSARNHPALSRVPFISIESPETMVQEDDCIAELDQGLDGCLCNQSVRQIVARIRSILRRRPSARAGSAPLHCGPVQMDIARHEVRIGDKPVELTLREFQILRQFLESPEIVLTRQELLNRVWGEDFALEEHALDVHIHALRQKIEEDSSKPRLIVTIRGVGYKLRTPA; encoded by the coding sequence GTGACGACGCTTGAACACACCATTGAACGAGCCGCCGGCGATACGCTGCTTCTGCTTTCGGCCAACGAGTCCTTAGAAGGAATGCTCCAGAAAGGGCTCCTGGGCATGAACTGCCGGCTGGTCCTCCTGCCCGACCCACAGGCTGCGCTTGCCTATGCACAAAAGTCCAAGCCGGCGTTGGTTCTGGTTGATCGGCACATCCGAAGTTGGCATTCCGCGCGCAACCATCCGGCGCTGAGCCGCGTGCCATTCATCAGTATCGAATCACCGGAGACGATGGTTCAGGAAGACGACTGTATCGCCGAACTCGACCAGGGGCTTGACGGGTGCCTCTGCAATCAAAGTGTCCGCCAGATCGTGGCACGCATCCGCTCAATTTTGCGTCGACGCCCGAGCGCGCGCGCGGGTAGTGCTCCGTTACATTGCGGTCCCGTCCAGATGGATATTGCACGGCATGAGGTCAGGATCGGGGACAAGCCGGTTGAACTGACGCTTCGGGAATTTCAGATCCTGCGTCAATTCCTCGAATCACCTGAGATCGTGCTGACCAGGCAGGAACTGCTGAACCGGGTGTGGGGAGAGGATTTTGCCTTGGAAGAACATGCTCTGGATGTGCACATTCACGCCCTGCGGCAGAAGATCGAGGAGGATTCGTCCAAACCCAGGCTGATCGTCACGATCAGAGGCGTCGGCTACAAACTGCGGACGCCGGCTTAA
- a CDS encoding winged helix-turn-helix transcriptional regulator encodes MTHCGRPTLSRDRERREVRVRLGKTGRQVREHTLKSSLKHHPPAGTCLTVGPLILVREQRAVTLRRRLIRLTRREFDLLWALAEQPGKVFRREELLGLVWGKNLFVTARTIDVHMAKLRHKLREAEENEIAETIWGVGYRLALTFRSKR; translated from the coding sequence ATGACGCATTGCGGCCGCCCGACCCTGTCGCGTGATCGGGAGCGACGCGAGGTGAGGGTGAGACTGGGGAAGACGGGCAGACAGGTGCGCGAACACACGCTGAAGTCGTCGCTAAAGCACCACCCGCCGGCTGGGACCTGTCTCACCGTCGGGCCGCTGATACTCGTTCGGGAGCAACGGGCCGTGACGTTACGTCGGCGCCTGATACGTCTGACGCGCCGTGAATTCGATCTGCTCTGGGCCTTGGCGGAACAACCCGGCAAGGTCTTTCGCCGTGAAGAACTCTTGGGCCTCGTATGGGGGAAAAATCTCTTCGTCACCGCCAGAACCATCGATGTCCATATGGCGAAGCTCCGACACAAGCTGCGCGAAGCCGAGGAGAACGAGATTGCCGAAACGATATGGGGCGTCGGGTACCGACTCGCTCTGACGTTCAGGAGTAAGCGTTGA
- a CDS encoding phosphate ABC transporter substrate-binding protein: MTWAHAEGAAGQSKAQQVDPALKSYAKVSGVSGTLNSIGSDTLNNLMTLWAEGFHRQYLNVKIQVEGKGSSTAPPALIEGTAQLGPMSRQMKASEVDAFEAKFGYPPTAYPVAIDALAVFVNKDNPAAGLTLQEVDAIFSKSRRQGHPNDIAKWGQVGLTGEWAAAPVSLYGRNSASGTYGFFKEHALKNGDYKDEVKEQPGSASVVQGITEDRFGTGYSGIGYLTSGVRMVPLAAKAGQPFVEPSLENTKNGSYPLWRYLYVYVNQAPGKPLSPIVKEFLKYVYSREGQADVLKDGYFPLDGTVTEKQLSVIK, translated from the coding sequence ATGACTTGGGCCCATGCAGAAGGAGCCGCGGGCCAATCCAAGGCGCAACAGGTTGATCCGGCGCTCAAGTCGTATGCAAAGGTCAGTGGCGTATCCGGCACGCTCAACAGCATCGGATCCGACACGTTGAACAACTTGATGACGCTCTGGGCAGAAGGGTTTCATCGGCAATACCTGAATGTGAAGATTCAGGTAGAAGGCAAGGGATCGAGCACGGCGCCCCCCGCTCTCATCGAAGGCACCGCGCAGCTCGGGCCGATGTCCCGCCAGATGAAAGCGAGTGAGGTTGACGCCTTCGAAGCGAAATTCGGCTACCCTCCCACCGCCTACCCGGTCGCGATCGATGCCTTAGCAGTGTTCGTCAACAAAGATAACCCTGCGGCCGGCCTGACGCTTCAGGAAGTCGACGCAATCTTCTCGAAATCCCGCCGCCAAGGCCATCCCAACGACATAGCCAAGTGGGGACAGGTCGGCCTCACCGGCGAATGGGCTGCGGCGCCGGTCAGCCTGTACGGCCGAAATTCCGCCTCCGGCACCTACGGTTTTTTCAAGGAACATGCGCTCAAGAATGGGGACTACAAAGACGAGGTCAAGGAACAGCCCGGGTCGGCCTCCGTGGTGCAAGGCATTACCGAGGACCGGTTTGGGACGGGCTACAGCGGGATCGGGTACCTCACCTCCGGCGTCCGGATGGTGCCGCTTGCCGCCAAAGCCGGACAGCCATTCGTGGAACCGTCGCTGGAGAACACCAAGAACGGCAGCTATCCGCTCTGGCGCTATTTGTATGTCTATGTGAACCAAGCTCCGGGCAAACCGTTGTCGCCGATCGTGAAAGAGTTCCTGAAATACGTCTACAGCCGCGAGGGACAGGCAGACGTGCTGAAGGACGGCTACTTCCCTCTCGATGGGACCGTGACAGAGAAGCAATTGTCGGTAATCAAGTAA
- a CDS encoding Slp family lipoprotein, with protein MRVLSVGVLACSALMASGCSTPTLFPPGATSDATPVEFGVVRAQPDVFKGRVVQLAGRIVGVEESNHGYQIRAQELPLEQHPVYGPGEARGRTPEFAIAYSGKLDPSARWYGNKFVVVAVAQGTQDVTVDGNVRNEPYVVATCMHIWKTGEYGSYGLGDFPHTTDGYYPLEHDTYCVN; from the coding sequence ATGAGAGTACTTTCTGTCGGAGTGCTGGCCTGCTCAGCACTCATGGCTTCGGGCTGTTCCACCCCTACGCTGTTTCCTCCCGGTGCTACGAGCGACGCGACTCCCGTTGAATTCGGCGTCGTTCGAGCACAACCGGACGTGTTCAAGGGGCGCGTCGTCCAGTTGGCCGGTCGTATTGTCGGCGTCGAAGAATCGAACCATGGATACCAGATCAGAGCTCAGGAGCTTCCTCTGGAACAACATCCGGTCTACGGGCCCGGAGAAGCGCGTGGACGCACCCCTGAATTTGCGATTGCCTACAGCGGTAAGCTCGACCCATCCGCCCGTTGGTACGGCAACAAGTTCGTGGTGGTCGCCGTTGCCCAAGGCACGCAGGACGTGACCGTGGATGGGAATGTCCGCAATGAGCCGTATGTGGTCGCCACGTGCATGCATATCTGGAAGACCGGCGAGTACGGGTCCTATGGCCTCGGCGATTTTCCCCATACGACCGACGGCTACTATCCGCTGGAACACGACACGTACTGCGTAAACTAG
- a CDS encoding Slp family lipoprotein: MSSLSRLIVVLAALPLLSSCGTTQLFPAETLSGVDQNFDFSAWRSSPSTKIGTKVQLGGRILQADSSADGLRIVAFQLPIVDHPAYGPREVGKRNGEMVIRFSGKIPAKALAPENKLIVIGTTESPQSVSVDDVQRSLPSVNAQCVHIWLTGRQQISEFPHNIGGGYEPLEESTFCLSGH, translated from the coding sequence ATGTCCAGCTTGTCTCGCCTGATCGTCGTGCTCGCAGCCCTGCCGTTGCTGTCTTCATGCGGTACGACCCAACTGTTTCCCGCCGAGACGCTGTCTGGAGTGGATCAGAACTTTGATTTTTCCGCCTGGCGCTCCTCTCCTTCCACCAAGATCGGCACCAAGGTGCAATTGGGCGGACGCATCTTGCAAGCCGATTCAAGCGCGGATGGGCTGCGAATCGTGGCCTTTCAACTGCCGATCGTCGATCATCCCGCGTATGGTCCGCGCGAGGTAGGCAAGCGCAACGGCGAGATGGTGATTCGCTTTTCCGGAAAGATTCCTGCGAAGGCCCTGGCGCCGGAAAACAAGTTGATCGTTATCGGGACGACCGAGTCGCCTCAATCCGTGTCGGTCGACGATGTGCAGCGGTCATTGCCATCGGTCAATGCCCAATGTGTGCACATCTGGTTGACCGGGCGGCAGCAGATCTCCGAATTTCCTCACAACATCGGAGGTGGGTATGAGCCACTTGAGGAATCCACCTTCTGCCTGTCCGGTCACTGA
- a CDS encoding Slp family lipoprotein, which translates to MKQKSYAISLLLAVPALLPACTSHSPIPSEYRDKLAPTFDFQAWREASPTNNTGKSDSGTKVELGGRIVQVTNDGKGWLIVAEQLPISSSPVYGPKEAGTRKGDFEFALLYPGELSAEAAKSGDSFVVVGTTSGRKPVIVKGDPKSEPYLVADCIHIWRAGSEQAVETKDGAGVRETVSPQATSCVPKK; encoded by the coding sequence ATGAAACAGAAGTCTTACGCCATCAGTCTACTACTTGCCGTGCCCGCATTGCTGCCGGCCTGCACCAGCCACTCGCCGATCCCTTCGGAGTATCGGGATAAACTGGCTCCGACGTTCGATTTTCAAGCCTGGCGAGAAGCTTCTCCGACGAACAACACGGGAAAATCCGATTCCGGCACGAAGGTGGAATTGGGCGGTCGCATCGTGCAAGTGACGAATGACGGCAAGGGGTGGTTGATCGTTGCTGAGCAGTTGCCGATCTCGAGTTCGCCGGTGTATGGGCCGAAAGAGGCCGGAACGCGCAAAGGAGATTTTGAGTTTGCTCTGCTGTATCCGGGGGAATTGAGCGCTGAAGCCGCAAAGAGTGGAGACAGCTTCGTTGTCGTCGGCACCACGAGCGGCCGCAAGCCAGTCATCGTAAAGGGAGATCCGAAGTCCGAACCGTATCTGGTGGCCGACTGCATTCACATCTGGAGAGCGGGATCGGAACAGGCAGTTGAAACCAAGGATGGCGCTGGAGTCCGGGAGACCGTTTCCCCTCAGGCAACCTCGTGCGTACCGAAAAAATAG